Proteins found in one Mytilus edulis chromosome 2, xbMytEdul2.2, whole genome shotgun sequence genomic segment:
- the LOC139512770 gene encoding uncharacterized protein isoform X2 produces MDQTFNLPSDFLQRSPSASTIRKMTMQKDFNKEKRIRGYHTQASAPVRADPDLNNSADINIFEKDGLSLTLCNKNDETDANLKPLSLKQHVVDISEEEFFDAVESLDGGGHNEEKDENKPISEAHVANESLCMECVKPLQVNSKKDVQAGDHIAYPGRIYDHHAIVVDVYPYTATDDEIEIEIVHATNTAAKATFASFQPFGNKARLKKVKVRVNFKDKKVVVYKYSRKIGIFLPHIIVERAKSEANADLKGGKGEFKYNLFKNNCEHFATWCVTGRKRSLQERKFSMVFWMFLRSGFQGISDENERNEKEYEHGMLCFSCYKRNKRLLGVEKRQIFQKSDVKIGDIITYSYYNLWHNAVVLDVNGIEDHYTTCDIAHYAYCGPFKHHTIVKEKLLIPFDGSIKVIIYPSNFNTYTAQEVVKRAEERLNEQEFAYFSNDSSQFARWCKFKLYKKGYFLYD; encoded by the coding sequence ATGGATCAGACGTTTAACCTACCTTCAGATTTTTTGCAAAGATCTCCATCAGCTAGTACGATTCGGAAAATGACTATGCAAAaagattttaataaggaaaagCGCATTAGGGGATACCACACACAAGCTAGTGCTCCCGTTAGAGCAGACCCCGATTTAAACAATAGTGCTGACATCAACATTTTTGAAAAGGATGGTTTATCATTAACACTTTGTAACAAAAATGACGAAACAGATGCTAACCTGAAGCCGTTGTCTTTAAAACAGCATGTTGTAGATATCTCAGAGGAAGAATTTTTTGATGCGGTTGAATCGTTAGATGGTGGTGGTCATAATGAGGAAAAGGATGAAAACAAACCAATTTCAGAAGCTCATGTCGCAAATGAAAGTCTTTGTATGGAATGTGTAAAGCCGTTACAAGTCAATTCAAAGAAAGATGTACAAGCAGGAGATCACATAGCATATCCTGGAAGAATATATGATCACCATGCAATTGTTGTAGATGTGTACCCTTATACAGCGACAGATGATGAAATTGAAATAGAAATTGTACATGCTACAAACACTGCTGCTAAAGCCACTTTCGCTAGTTTTCAGCCTTTCGGTAACAAAGCGAGACTAAAGAAAGTAAAAGTAAGGGTGAATTTTAAAGACAAGAAAGTGGTGGTTTACAAATATAGCCGTAAGATTGGAATATTTCTTCCACACATAATTGTGGAAAGAGCCAAATCAGAAGCAAATGCAGATTTGAAGGGAGGAAAAGgagaatttaaatataacttgttcaaaaataattGCGAGCATTTTGCAACATGGTGTGTTACGGGTAGAAAACGAAGTCTCCAGGAACGTAAATTTAGTATGGTATTCTGGATGTTCCTTCGTTCTGGGTTTCAAGGAATAAGTGACGAAAATGAAAGGAACGAAAAAGAATATGAACATGGAATGCTTTGTTTCTCTTGTTATAAAAGAAACAAGAGATTGTTAGGCGttgaaaaaagacaaattttTCAAAAGAGTGATGTCAAAATTGGCGATATCATTACGTACAGCTATTATAATTTATGGCATAACGCTGTAGTTCTTGATGTTAATGGAATTGAAGATCATTACACAACATGTGATATAGCACATTATGCTTATTGTGGTCCATTTAAGCATCACACAATCGTAAAAGAAAAACTACTTATTCCTTTTGATGGATCAATCAAAGTTATTATTTATCCAAGTAACTTCAATACATATACCGCACAGGAGGTAGTGAAAAGAGCTGAAGAAAGACTTAATGAACAAGAATTTGCTTACTTTTCAAATGACTCAAGCCAGTTTGCTCGCTGGTGTAAATTTAAGCTTTACAAAAAAGGTTATTTTCTTTACGATTAA
- the LOC139512770 gene encoding uncharacterized protein isoform X1 yields the protein MSRLSFSKVQFSLTNEQEDEGAKEIADFDNDQLRESNDPNNSIKSEDNDVEKGTNVNRSDEQEIEKMDQTFNLPSDFLQRSPSASTIRKMTMQKDFNKEKRIRGYHTQASAPVRADPDLNNSADINIFEKDGLSLTLCNKNDETDANLKPLSLKQHVVDISEEEFFDAVESLDGGGHNEEKDENKPISEAHVANESLCMECVKPLQVNSKKDVQAGDHIAYPGRIYDHHAIVVDVYPYTATDDEIEIEIVHATNTAAKATFASFQPFGNKARLKKVKVRVNFKDKKVVVYKYSRKIGIFLPHIIVERAKSEANADLKGGKGEFKYNLFKNNCEHFATWCVTGRKRSLQERKFSMVFWMFLRSGFQGISDENERNEKEYEHGMLCFSCYKRNKRLLGVEKRQIFQKSDVKIGDIITYSYYNLWHNAVVLDVNGIEDHYTTCDIAHYAYCGPFKHHTIVKEKLLIPFDGSIKVIIYPSNFNTYTAQEVVKRAEERLNEQEFAYFSNDSSQFARWCKFKLYKKGYFLYD from the exons ATGAGTAGATTGTCATTTTCTAAAGTACAGTTTTCCTTAACCAATGAACAGGAGGATGAGGGTGCAAAAGAGATTGCTGATTTTGACAATGACCAATTAAGAGAAAGCAACGACCCCAACAACAGCATCAAGAGTGAGGATAATGATGTTGAAAAAGGAACCAACGTGAATAGGAG CGATGAACAAGAAATTGAAAAAATGGATCAGACGTTTAACCTACCTTCAGATTTTTTGCAAAGATCTCCATCAGCTAGTACGATTCGGAAAATGACTATGCAAAaagattttaataaggaaaagCGCATTAGGGGATACCACACACAAGCTAGTGCTCCCGTTAGAGCAGACCCCGATTTAAACAATAGTGCTGACATCAACATTTTTGAAAAGGATGGTTTATCATTAACACTTTGTAACAAAAATGACGAAACAGATGCTAACCTGAAGCCGTTGTCTTTAAAACAGCATGTTGTAGATATCTCAGAGGAAGAATTTTTTGATGCGGTTGAATCGTTAGATGGTGGTGGTCATAATGAGGAAAAGGATGAAAACAAACCAATTTCAGAAGCTCATGTCGCAAATGAAAGTCTTTGTATGGAATGTGTAAAGCCGTTACAAGTCAATTCAAAGAAAGATGTACAAGCAGGAGATCACATAGCATATCCTGGAAGAATATATGATCACCATGCAATTGTTGTAGATGTGTACCCTTATACAGCGACAGATGATGAAATTGAAATAGAAATTGTACATGCTACAAACACTGCTGCTAAAGCCACTTTCGCTAGTTTTCAGCCTTTCGGTAACAAAGCGAGACTAAAGAAAGTAAAAGTAAGGGTGAATTTTAAAGACAAGAAAGTGGTGGTTTACAAATATAGCCGTAAGATTGGAATATTTCTTCCACACATAATTGTGGAAAGAGCCAAATCAGAAGCAAATGCAGATTTGAAGGGAGGAAAAGgagaatttaaatataacttgttcaaaaataattGCGAGCATTTTGCAACATGGTGTGTTACGGGTAGAAAACGAAGTCTCCAGGAACGTAAATTTAGTATGGTATTCTGGATGTTCCTTCGTTCTGGGTTTCAAGGAATAAGTGACGAAAATGAAAGGAACGAAAAAGAATATGAACATGGAATGCTTTGTTTCTCTTGTTATAAAAGAAACAAGAGATTGTTAGGCGttgaaaaaagacaaattttTCAAAAGAGTGATGTCAAAATTGGCGATATCATTACGTACAGCTATTATAATTTATGGCATAACGCTGTAGTTCTTGATGTTAATGGAATTGAAGATCATTACACAACATGTGATATAGCACATTATGCTTATTGTGGTCCATTTAAGCATCACACAATCGTAAAAGAAAAACTACTTATTCCTTTTGATGGATCAATCAAAGTTATTATTTATCCAAGTAACTTCAATACATATACCGCACAGGAGGTAGTGAAAAGAGCTGAAGAAAGACTTAATGAACAAGAATTTGCTTACTTTTCAAATGACTCAAGCCAGTTTGCTCGCTGGTGTAAATTTAAGCTTTACAAAAAAGGTTATTTTCTTTACGATTAA